The window TTTACTTTAGTTGCATCTTGAGGTCCTTTTTTACTTAGATCGTCACTCATAATAAATAATTTTTGGTTAGTAAAGTAAATTTAAAAAGGTTATATATTATATCACTACGGTTTTCCGTAAAAAAAAAAAAATCCCAACTTTTGTCAGGATTAACTTTAATCTTTTAATAAAATGAAATAGAAAATTATTCCAAATCATTCTGTATTTTTCTGATGATGTCCATTAATTCACCTTTTTCAAATCTATCACTTGGAAAAGAAGGAATATCATTTTCAGAATTCTCAATTCTATCTGTTGGAAATTGTGGAATTTCTGGCTCACTTGGCGGTTCTGGAGCTGTATCCTGAGGATTATTATCTTCGTCGCTCATAATAAACTGTTTTTAAAAATTAATATTATATAATTAAGTAATGTAGTTGCAATAGTGAAAAGAATCATCGTTTTTGCAATATAGAGGTCGTAACTTCTTTTATCATTTATTGTACAATGATTCTCAGCAATATCTACAAATTTATCAATAATTTTCGTTTCAAAATCAATATTTTTTTTAGGATCGTTAATTCTTCCATTATAATCTATAACTTTATTTTGGTATTCTCTTAGTTCTTTGTAATTTCCTATATTCCTGTATTTGAAACCTTTATAAAAATTATTATATGATTTGGTTAAGTAAGCTGTTGTGAGAATAATTAATAGAAAAAATATCAACATTAAAAAATGCCTGAAATTAATATTGCAAAAACTTTGAATAGGAAATAAATCTTTTGCAATATAAGTATTACCAGTTATCAAAATGCCAATTATTGTTAACGGCAAATTAATTGAAGCATCTAAGTCTTTTCTTCTGTTTAATTCTCTATCATATAAAGATTTATAAAAGTTATAATTATCCATAATTTTGCTTGATTTCAAAGGTATATATGCATCATTATAAATTTCTGTTTCACAGAAATTCTGACTATTTTAATATTCTTAGAAATTATTTAGGTCCTCTACGTTTTAAGAATAATAAAATTTGTAGTATTACTATGTTTTCCTTTTTTTAGTTACCTTAAGTATATTATTTTCTTTCATATAACCATCAAAATCAAATTTTAGTGAAAAAAGTTGTTGCGGCTCTATTCCAGCAGCTAAAGAAATGCGTACTAATGTTGATAATTTTGGAACGTTTTCTTTATTTAACAATCTATAAACTTGCCTTCTATCTAAATTAGCGGCGGCGGCTAAATCAGCAATATCAATTTTTTTATCTTCAAGTATTGATTTAATGTGATCAGCAAGCGCGATAAAGTATTTATCATCAATATATTTCATTAAATAAAAGTGACATATTTGTCAAAAATATCATTGACATATTTGTCACATACTTGGAATTTTATTATATTTGTAAAATAAGTTACCGAAACGTAACTTTGCGATA of the Chryseobacterium capnotolerans genome contains:
- a CDS encoding helix-turn-helix domain-containing protein: MKYIDDKYFIALADHIKSILEDKKIDIADLAAAANLDRRQVYRLLNKENVPKLSTLVRISLAAGIEPQQLFSLKFDFDGYMKENNILKVTKKRKT